One window from the genome of Salvia miltiorrhiza cultivar Shanhuang (shh) chromosome 7, IMPLAD_Smil_shh, whole genome shotgun sequence encodes:
- the LOC130993898 gene encoding uncharacterized protein LOC130993898 codes for MKDCWRWKPTPNGLFTVNSAYKAIRQARLENGINCEQMDFKKLWKAPAHHKMKTTAWRIFKGRLATCDNLTRRNILAANSTSDCILCKAQLEDLNHLFFSCQITMELWKEILSWIGIQTALQRTAKENFLAFSNLGDKADNHFLSSVWICVVWSIWKARNDCIFSQASWNKSKVVTEIKTRTLSWTQVYKQTPQPLDFKSWMIKPKVME; via the coding sequence ATGAAAGATTGTTGGAGGTGGAAACCTACCCCCAACGGCTTGTTTACAGTAAATTCAGCATACAAAGCTATCCGACAAGCAAGATTGGAGAATGGGATTAATTGTGAGCAAATGGATTTCAAGAAACTGTGGAAGGCTCCAGCTCATCACAAGATGAAAACAACAGCTTGGAGGATTTTTAAAGGAAGATTGGCGACGTGCGATAATCTCACCCGAAGAAACATTTTGGCTGCTAATTCGACCTCCGATTGCATTCTTTGTAAGGCGCAGCTGGAGGACCTAAATCACCTATTCTTCTCCTGTCAGATTACTATGGAACTTTGGAAAGAGATTTTGTCTTGGATTGGTATCCAGACGGCACTGCAACGCACGGCAAAGGAGAACTTCCTTGCCTTTTCTAATCTTGGGGACAAGGCAGATAATCATTTTCTGTCTAGTGTTTGGATCTGCGTGGTGTGGAGTATTTGGAAAGCAAGGAATGATTGTATATTTAGCCAAGCGTCATGGAACAAATCTAAAGTGGTTACCGAGATCAAGACAAGAACGTTGAGCTGGACGCAGGTTTACAAACAGACGCCACAGCCTTTGGACTTTAAATCTTGGATGATTAAGCCTAAGGTGATGGAGTGA
- the LOC130993897 gene encoding uncharacterized protein LOC130993897 translates to MGKENAGEVGKGKTIGKGKEKLSRPEKKKVNNPVGTSPITRSKKVIDEGQGSVSVRTSPITRSRKVLGLGENSLPVETTPKKKGKKKQVTRTLVDEPIIETDPEDSDYIIPEDGEQYETDDSLGDNELGSDDEEYRDARLNLRLVEGVVQEREEGDLPDDVSMSEGRSADPRGSNTEGDEGMLSDYIVSDGDVVSDSTDEEEGSKRLPRIMYDPRCNHKDLIVQIGLRFENGYQCKEALRSWAILKGYPIRFRRVSKKQLDAKCRPPCIWRCYGSDIKDQCTFAVKVLVGEHTCLFDIHNKLADYKWLAKQYIEVFRLRPCMQVQEMALDVNTRFSIQPSLGRLYRAKAHALELLRGSVKKHYNSLRSYMSELMRVDKEGRFELLLGDDSVFRGLYIGFSALRKGFMEGCRRIIGLDGCFLKTYLGGQLLCAVSKDGNNQMFPVAWAVVEAENEECWSWFIKILLEDLGVTDGLGISFISDQQKGLQNAVASLAPFAEHRNCARHVYCNWKKTHKGATLKNLFWRAVRASYQQEFDLAMEEMKAESQEAHTDFMNREYHRFCRCFISTHCLSDMVDNNVSETFNGYIVKARAKHIITMLEDIRVALRGRQYKKLGLVTDSTEKICPNIRKKLDKLRYDARMCQAYPGLGGKFEVSCYDDRLMHMA, encoded by the exons ATGGGGAAAGAGAATGCAGGTGAAGTGGGGAAAGGGAAGACAATAGGAAAGGGAAAAGAGAAGTTGAGTAGACCCGAGAAGAAGAAGGTGAATAATCCAGTGGGAACTTCTCCCATTACTAGAAGTAAGAAGGTTATAGATGAAGGACAAGGTAGTGTTTCAGTAAGAACCTCTCCTATAACTAGAAGTAGGAAGGTGTTAGGATTGGGAGAGAATAGTTTGCCAGTGGAGACTACACCCAAGAAAAAGGGTAAGAAGAAGCAGGTTACTAGAACTTTAGTTGATGAGCCTATTATAGAAACAGACCCTGAGGATAGTGATTACATTATTCCTGAGGATGGTGAACAGTATGAAACAGATGATTCATTAGGTGACAATGAACTGGGCTCTGATGATGAAGAGTATAGGGATGCTAGATTGAACCTAAGACTAGTGGAAGGGGTAGTACAAGAAAGAGAAGAGGGAGACTTGCCAGATGATGTATCTATGAGTGAGGGTAGGAGTGCTGATCCAAGGGGTAGTAACACTGAAGGAGATGAGGGAATGCTATCTGATTACATTGTATCTGATGGAGATGTGGTGTCTGATTCCACAGATGAGGAAGAAGGATCCAAGAGATTGCCTAGAATCATGTATGACCCTAGGTGCAATCATAAGGACTTGATAGTACAGATAGGGCTAAGGTTTGAAAATGGTTATCAATGCAAGGAAGCTCTTAGAAGCTGGGCTATACTGAAGGGTTATCCTATTCGGTTTAGGAGAGTTAGTAAAAAACAACTAGATGCTAAGTGTAGACCACCATGTATCTGGAGGTGCTATGGGTCTGACATCAAAGACCAATGTACTTTTGCTGTGAAAGTGCTTGTTGGTGAGCACACCTGTCTTTTTGACATTCACAACAAGTTGGCAGATTACAAGTGGTTAGCAAAGCAATACATTGAGGTTTTCAGATTGAGGCCCTGCATGCAGGTTCAGGAGATGGCATTGGATGTCAACACTAGATTCTCTATACAACCCTCTTTGGGGAGACTGTATAGGGCAAAAGCTCATGCTTTAGAGCTCTTAAGGGGGTCAGTTAAGAAACACTACAATTCATTGAGGTCTTATATGTCAGAGTTGATGAGGGTGGATAAAGAAGGGAGGTTTGAGCTTCTATTAGGTGATGATTCAGTATTTAGGGGGCTTTATATTGGCTTCAGTGCATTAAGAAAGGGGTTCATGGAAGGATGTAGGAGAATAATAGGACTTGATGGCTGTTTTCTGAAAACCTATTTGGGTGGACAACTTTTATGTGCAGTTTCTAAGGATGGAAACAATCAGATGTTTCCAGTAGCCTGGGCTGTTGTAGAGGCTGAAAACGAAGAGTGTTGGAGTTGGTTTATAAAAATCTTGCTTGAGGACTTGGGTGTCACAGATGGTTTGGGGATCAGCTTCATATCTGATCAACAGAAG GGACTACAAAATGCAGTGGCAAGTCTTGCACCATTTGCTGAACATAGAAATTGTGCAAGACATGTCTACTGTAACTGGAAGAAAACACACAAAGGAGCAACACTAAAGAATCTTTTTTGGAGAGCAGTACGTGCATCATATCAACAGGAGTTTGACTTAGCAATGGAGGAGATGAAAGCTGAGAGTCAGGAAGCACACACAGATTTTATGAACAGGGAATACCACAGGTTTTGTAGATGCTTTATCTCTACACATTGTCTATCTGATATGGTTGATAATAATGTCTCTGAGACATTTAATGGCTATATAGTGAAAGCTAGGGCTAAGCACATAATCACCATGTTAGAAGACATTAGAGTTGCTTTAAGGGGGAGACAGTACAAAAAGCTGGGGTTGGTGACTGATAGTACTGAAAAAATATGCCCAAACATAAGAAAAAAACTTGACAAACTGAGATATGATGCCAGAATGTGCCAAGCCTATCCTGGTTTAGGTGGCAAATTTGAAGTAAGCTGTTATGATGATAG GCTTATGCATATGGCTTAG
- the LOC130995625 gene encoding uncharacterized protein LOC130995625: MWSKGVGYPVQPPLIRAMPGRPKKKRRRDVDERDPNNNTRLKRIGIRMTCQNCLQVGHNARSCKNEKVDREEGNQKPRGRPRKHPLTCSERPTKERKRRTTKKNATSAMNEDTAPTPTSTDPASTGPAPTLHSTTHANASTSTIMKERNTALKGLGVYVAQGTGNIYVNMSSRSARGTFVPPRPNTRSTTSGSQASGVGSSNTQSAPTAPTGSAPTQESQGT, translated from the exons ATGTGGTCAAAGGGTGTTGGTTATCCAGTGCAACCTCCATTGATTAGGGCTATGCCAGGAAGACCAAAAAAGAAGAGGAGAAGAGATGTAGATGAGAGGGATCCAAACAACAACACACGGCTGAAAAGAATTGGGATTAGGATGACATGTCAAAACTGCCTTCAAGTTGGTCACAATGCAAGGTCTTGCAAAAACGAAAAGGTGGACAGAGAAGAAGGAAATCAG AAGCCAAGAGGTAGGCCAAGGAAGCATCCTCTCACATGCAGTGAGAGGCCTACAAAGGAGAGGAAGCGGCGCACCACAAAGAAAAATGCTACATCAGCCATGAATGAAGACACTGCTCCAACTCCTACCTCAACTGATCCTGCTTCTACTGGTCCAGCCCCCACCTTACATTCAACAACACATGCAAATGCTTCCACAAGCACAATCATGAAAGAAAGAAACACGGCCTTAAAAGGACTTGGGGTATATGTTGCTCAAGGGACAGGGAACATATATGTCAAT ATGTCTTCAAGGAGTGCCCGAGGAACTTTCGTGCCACCCCGTCCCAACACAAGGTCTACAACCAGTGGAAGCCAAGCATCTGGAGTAGGATCCTCCAACACACAATCTGCTCCAACTGCCCCAACAGGGTCCGCTCCAACACAAGAATCACAAGGAACCTAA